The proteins below come from a single Lactobacillus johnsonii genomic window:
- a CDS encoding RpiB/LacA/LacB family sugar-phosphate isomerase yields MKIGLIQGTSQKEKKILEHYIKQAISPDDELINFGIYQDRTTTLSYVQISLAIALLINSRALDFVVTGCSSGQGMMLACNTFPNIHCGYIPTPQDAYLFSHINDDNVVSFPLGLNWGWSGEINFSETMKALFTKPWGKGYLTGEAKRKIKNTKEVKELNQLTKKL; encoded by the coding sequence ATGAAAATCGGACTTATTCAAGGAACCTCACAAAAAGAAAAAAAGATATTGGAGCATTACATCAAACAAGCCATCTCACCTGACGATGAATTAATCAATTTCGGAATTTATCAAGACAGGACTACTACTTTATCTTATGTACAAATTTCACTAGCAATTGCTTTATTGATTAATAGTAGAGCGCTTGATTTCGTTGTTACTGGATGCAGTTCAGGACAAGGAATGATGCTTGCATGCAATACGTTCCCGAATATTCACTGCGGCTACATCCCTACCCCACAAGACGCCTATCTATTTAGCCATATTAATGACGATAATGTTGTTTCTTTCCCTCTCGGCCTAAACTGGGGCTGGAGCGGTGAAATTAATTTTTCAGAAACTATGAAGGCTCTTTTTACTAAACCTTGGGGTAAAGGATATCTTACGGGGGAAGCAAAACGTAAAATAAAAAATACTAAAGAAGTGAAAGAGCTTAACCAGCTAACTAAAAAACTATGA